ctttcaaaatattactgctcagtGACAAGGCACCTGGTCACCCACGAGCTCTGGTGAGGATGTACAAGGAGATCCATGTTGCTTTTTTCATGCCcactaacacaacatccattttgCAGCCCATGGaacaaggagtaatttcaactttcaagtcttattatttcagaaatacatttcataaggctatagctgccacagtgatttctctgatgatttggGCAAAGTCCATCTAAAACCTCCTGgggttaggcatggtggctcatgcctacaatcccaactttttgggaggctgaggtgggaggactgattaagcccaggagttcaagactagcctgggcagcatagtgagaccctgcctctacagaaacaaaacaaaaactagccaggtgtggtatgcaatctgtagtcccagatacttgggaggataaggcaggaaCATCACTcaagcacaggaggttgaggctgtggtgagccatgactgcaccagtGCATTCCGGTCtaggcaagagagcgagaccctgtcttcaaaacgAAATACAAAAACCAGAAAAAGCCAACCCCCCATCTGGGAAGGattctccatttcatttcatttcatttcattatttcatttcatttcattccattccatttcatttcatttcatttcatttcatttcatttcatttcattcatttcatttcatttcattattcatttcatttcatttcattattcatttcatttcatttctttttcatttcatttcatttcatttcatttttcatttcatttcatttcatcattccatttcatttcatttcttcctttcttcttttcttttctcttctcttcttttctttttgagatggagtcttgctctgtagcgcaggctagagtgtagtggtgtgatcttggctcactgcaacctctgcctcctgggttcaagcaattctcctgcttcagcctcccaagtagctgggattacaagcatgcaccaccacacctggctaatttttgtatttttagtagagatgggtttttgccatgttggtcaagctggtctcaaactcctgacctcacgtgatccacctacctcagcctcccaaagtgctgggattacaggtttgagccactgtgcctggctgggatTCACCGTTTTAAATGCCATAAAGAACATTTGtggttcatgggaggaggtcgaaatatcaacattaacaagaGTTAAGTTGATTCTAACCCTCACGGATGACTTTGAAAGGTTTAAGACTTCAGTAGAGGAAGTAACTACAGATGCAGTGGAAACGGCAAGAGAACTAGAAGTAGAAACTGAAGATGTGGCTGAATTGCTGCAACTTCATGACCTTGAACAAATAAggaattgcttcttatggatgagcaaggAAAGTGGTTTCCTCAAatggaatctattcctggtgaagaggttgtgaatattgttgaaatgacaacaaatgatTCAGACTATGACCTAAACTTAGCTGATAAAGCAGCACCAGGGCTTGAGAGAATTGACTCTTGTTTTGAAAGAATTTCTATTGTGGGTAAAATGTCATCAAACAGCATTTCatgttacagagaaatcttttgtaaaaggaagagtcaacagatgcagcaaacttcactgttgtcttattttaagaaattgctacgGCCACcctaaccttcagcaaccactaccctgattagtcagcagccatcaacatggaAGCAAGACCCTCTATCAACAAAAAGCTGTAACTCGCTAAAGGTTCAGATtgccattagcattttttagcaataaaatatttttaaattaaggtacatACATGTTTTTTAGACAATAGTCTTGCACACTTAAGAGACTACAGTGTGAACATTACTTTCATATgcactgagaaataaaaattttgatttttcgACTGTGTGACTCACTGTACttcaatattcactttattgtggtgatCTGGAATTGAACCTGCAAGATCTTCCAGGTATGATGCCCGTATATGTTTCTAacaatttggaaaacaaatttttagTAAGTGCAGTTTGTTTAATAGTAGTGGAACCagcaaaaataagaagaaaggaattagatcagtggttctcaactgaggCTAATTCTGTTCCCCAGGGGAGATTTAGCAGTGTCTAAAGATTTTTTGGCTGCCAGAACTTGGTGGGGGAGCAGGGTACTACTGGTATCTATCTAGTAGAtaaaggccagagatgctgctaaacatcccacCACGGCAGGACAGCCCCGCAATGTCCATAGTGCCATTGTTGAAAAATCCTGGATCACATGAACAATAGACACCAAAGAACCAGAATTATAAGGAGAAAGGGAACATTCTTTAAGACAACAGACCCCACCTCTTCAATTATGTAAGAACAACATATCATTTTTGACAAGACATACTTAAGTCTTTACGGCTGAAGTACCTATATGTCCATATTTTACAGTAATATAGCAAAAACAGGCGaagcaaatatgtaaaatatttgggAAAGGGAGACTGAGAAAAGGCTACTGGCTTTAGGAATTAGGAAGTCATTGGTTTGGAAAGAACAGtttcaaagaaaaatggaaaataagctaGGTAGCAAAAAGGATTCAGTTAGTTGGACATTAAGGAAGTAAGGAAATACTACCCTAAAAGGAAGGATggaaaaaaagagtaattcacaGAGGAGCAGAGTCAAATAAAGATTCAAGagcctatatatatttataagtggAGAGAAGAAAATAGTGGGGAGGAAGAAATTAAGGATAAAATGGGGGAATTATAATGATAACTGACTAAGCAAGagcccagagaagccaaaaaaaaaaaaaaaaaaagaataagaaaaataaaagaaagattcgCACTGTGTACATAATTTAAAATCCAGGATAGATTAATACACATAAGCTTTTAAGATCAAActgacaattaaaaataacaaaagagaatgagagaagtaGAAAGTTTCCTTCTCTAATGATTTAGAATGGAAGAGACCTTTTGTGAGGGCTAGAGAAAAAGCCAAATGATATGGCCAGACATGGTGAGTCCTGCCAACCTCATAGGAGGGGTCTCAGACACTAACAGAAAGTAAGGAGAAAAACAGTAGTGTTACTCTTATGACAGACCCAGCTGATTAAAGATTTCATCAGTGTCAAAGATTCTGCTATGGCTTATGCCCTCCAGTGGTCATCTTTAAgtttaaaaggaacaaaactactatgtgccaagtgaGGCAATTTACTCAtcatctcatttattcttcacaaaAAGGTGAGATTATCcctttctttaaagaaaagaaaactgaagagagGTTACATAAGGCTATGGAGCTAGTGACTAAATGGAACAGAatttaaagccaggagttcactGGAAGGCCTgtgctctttccattccttgaaaATTTGGCCTCCCTTGTCAGTGGTTGGCTTTTAGTACTCCTGTGGTCACTTGCACACTGCACACTTGACGAGTAGGTCAAAACTTAATTCCTTGCATGACAGGCAGGTACAGCACTTAAACTCTTCTGACAATAAGTGCTGACAAAGAAAAACTGAGCAAAAGTGGAATTCAAGAGAACTCTAAATTACACATATTTGTTGAGCCCACAACCCAGAAAAAAGGTGAGCATGCAATGACCCCTTACAGGATGGGTCTATGAAACTATTGCCAGACTCCGTTATTCATGATCTTGAAAGACTGCCCAGGGCCTGATAAGGGGGTCTGTGGCAGAATTGGGTGCAAGttgggaaaaagggaaggaagaagcagGGAACACTCCTCACCTCTTTGTGTTTCTCCAACAGGCTCTCCAGCCGCTCAGGTGCCCTCTGCCCTGGCCCCTTGTTTCTTTCAGCCTCATACTGACGCTGATTGCTATCTTGGTGCAGACTCAGTTGGAGGGCAACTCTTACCAGGGAGGTCATCAGTTTCATAGCTTTGAGTaaggaaaaagagataaagaaatcaTTATTGAGGTCAGAGGAGAGAGGATgagtagaaggaaaaaatagaaggaaagaagggcAATAAAAATGAGAAGCCAGAGGTGGGTGACCCTAAAATCCTAAGACTGCCTGTCCTGGGGTGGACTGTTTCCCTCTAACCCTTGTGGTCTTCTTTTAACCATCAGCATACCCCTAGTGGTGAGCTCTGACAAAAATACTAAGCCTGGAAATTGTTGCTGTGATCTACCCCTTCTCAAAACTCCACCAGTGAGAAACCGGATTGAAGTTTAGGATAAAAGAGGCATGGCCTTGAAGTGAAGAGCCAAGACGCAGGTAGGAAAGAAGACCCTGAATCAGAGAACAGAGGAAAGTCCTATAAATCCCCAGGAGAATGTCcagaatgaaaatgaatgctCACCAGCCAGGGTGCTAGTGTGACAGAAGGCGCGGACTTGTGAGTCTGAGAGGCCAGTGAGCAGGGAGATGAGGTTGTCCACAGGGAAGTCATCATGGAGGAGGCTGTACTGGCACCGACAGACCAATGTCCCCACAAACTCACAGAAGCTGCCCTGGAACTTCTTCCAGGATAGACCTGGAGCTGTCAGAGGATAGTCCCCCGAGTCCTACAAAAGGATGTATGAAAAGGATGGGAAAGTTATGACCAGGTCCATGAAGTCATAGGGGCTTGGATGTCAAAACCCAACAGTCTAGTAAAAATATCTCTGTTATGCTTCATTTCCTGGCTGTCTCCCCAGTTTGAGAGGCATATTCAGATCTCTTTTACCCCCAAGAGACTGAACTCCACCTTCTAAAAGCTACCCTATTTCACAGAATCAAAAAGAAGGGGATAATAGGcattgtgttttgaaataagaGGGGTAAGAGGATCCTGGTCATCTTCTTCCACCTCATTAAACGCTCTGTTAGGTGCTGGATGATCTCT
This genomic interval from Gorilla gorilla gorilla isolate KB3781 chromosome 6, NHGRI_mGorGor1-v2.1_pri, whole genome shotgun sequence contains the following:
- the LOC101127516 gene encoding putative STAG3-like protein 4 isoform X2 yields the protein MSGWIATSKTRMQDFWSLLTFSSDLVDVKDSGDYPLTAPGLSWKKFQGSFCEFVGTLVCRCQYSLLHDDFPVDNLISLLTGLSDSQVRAFCHTSTLAAMKLMTSLVRVALQLSLHQDSNQRQYEAERNKGPGQRAPERLESLLEKHKELH
- the LOC101127516 gene encoding putative STAG3-like protein 4 isoform X1, with the protein product MSGWIATSKTRMQDFWSLLTFSSDLVDVKDSGDYPLTAPGLSWKKFQGSFCEFVGTLVCRCQYSLLHDDFPVDNLISLLTGLSDSQVRAFCHTSTLAAMKLMTSLVRVALQLSLHQDSNQRQYEAERNKGPGQRAPERLESLLEKHKERMHTRNWKQLFPQENKPTWLRDRRET